The genomic DNA AAGCACTCTGCGGCCGCGCGGCGGAGCGGGGTTACAAAGTCTTCTTTCTCGGTGCGGCACCGGGCGTGGCCGCCAAAGCCGCGGCGGTTCTGCGCCAACGCCATCCCAAACTGCAAGTGGCCGGCACCTATTCCCCGCCCTTCGATTTCTTCAGTGATTTCGCGGAGAATCAGCAGATCGAAAACATGATTCGCGCCGCGCAACCCGACATTCTCTTCGTCGGGCTGGGTGCGCCCAAGCAGGAGAAGTGGATTCATCGGCATATCGCCCGGCTGGGCGTGCCGGTCAGCATCGGCATTGGCGCTTCGTTCGAGTATGTTGCGGGCCTCACGCGCCGCGCCCCGCGTTGGATGCAACGCACCGGCCTGGAGTGGCTGCACCGCGTGCTCGAAAGCCCGGGCCGCTATTGGAGACGCTACCTCCTCGAAGATCTCGCCTTCTTCCCGCTGGTGGTGGCGCAGCGCATGCGCCTGGCGTTGCGCCGGCAGGTGCCGCGTCCGGCTTATTGACGCAGGCGCTCGCGGCCCTGCCGCGAGCGAGCCGGCATATCGCTCTCAGCCTGCCAATGGGATCGCAGCAAAACCGGACAATGGTGCCATCTGCAAACAGCTCCCTCATCCCACACAGCCAAGGCCGGGGTGGATTTGACTATCGCCCCGGCCTGTCTTTCTGGCCGCATGGAATTCCTCCCGCCCGCCTGGTTGCGGGCAAGCGCGGCTGATCCGCGCCGCCCTCATCTTCTGCCGTGCGAAAACACCGCCTCCCGCTTTCCACGAAAACAGTTGCCGCTCTGGCGGGAATTTGTATTTTGTGCCATGCCGAATGTTCTTGCGGTTGCATGACGGGTCGCGCAGCAATCGATCAAATTGTGGAGCGAAATCCTATGCTGAAACATCTGCCCTTGCGTCATCCCCAGCCGGATGCGAAAAAATGTATTGCGGTACTGATGGGGCGCGTGCCGCAATCGCGGCCTCCGCTGGTGGAGTACATCGTCGATGACGTCGTGATGCGGCCGATCGTGACGGAGCTGCTCGGCCGGACCTGGGTGCCGGAAGCGGCGGAGCGAGCGGCGCAACAAGCTTATTTGGATAATTTGATCGTATTTTGGCACCGCCTGGGCTATGACTTCATCCGCATTGAACGCAACCTGCCGCTGCCGACGCACCAAATGTACATTCCCGATGCCGCGCCGGCTTCGGACAAAATCCGCGCCTGGCCGGATGAGCACCAGGGCGCGATTCGAACCTGGGAAGACTTCGAGCGCTATCCCTGGCCCACGGTGGCGGAGATGGATTTTTTTCCCTTCGAACACATCAATGCGCATCTGCCCGAGGGCATGGGCATGATTGTCTCGCATGGCGGCGGCGTGTTCGAACACTTGTCCTGGATCATGTCGCTGGAAGGGCTTTGCCATGCGCTCTATGAAGCGCCGGATTTGGTCAAGGCGATTGCCGACCGCCTCGGCCAGTTGATGGTGGGATTCTATGAACAGGTACTCGGCCTCGAGCGCCTGATTGCAATCTTCCCCGGCGATGACATGGGGTTTCGCACCGCCACGCTGGTTTCGCCGCAAACGCTGCGGGAGCTGATTCTGCCCTGGCACAAACGCTTTGCGGCCATGGCACATGCCCGGGGACTGCCCTATTTTCTACATTCCTGCGGCCAGCTCGAAAAAATCATGTCCGACTTGATTGAAGAGGTGGGCATCGATGGCAAGCATTCGTTCGAGGATTTGATCATTCCGGTGCAGGATTTTCAGGCGCGCTACGGCGATCGCATCGCGGTGTTGGGCGGCATGGATGTCAACCGGCTGGCCGGCGACTCGCCGCAGGAAGTGCGCCGGCATGCCCGCTTTCTGATTGAAACCTGTGGCCGCCGCGGCCGCTATGCGCTCGGCTCGGGGAATTCCATTCCCAGCTATGTGCCGCCGGAAAACTATCTCGCCATGCTCGATGAGCTTTTCGAAGTCGCTTGACGCGGCGACGGCGGCCAAGCACAGACGCCGCGTGGCTTTTCACGACCGCGGCGAGCCGGGCTTCATTCCTCGTCATCGAGGTAGGGAAGACCAACAACACCGCGAAGTGATCAATGCTGTCGCCGCACAACTCCACCGGCCGCACCGTTCTTCAGCGCCACCGCGCCGCAAGAAAGCGGAGTTTTTCCACCGCTTGAAAACTCTCCCCGCCTTCGTGATGGTTGTAAGGCCAAACCTTGATCTGCTTCGCGCCCGCATAGTGATTGTAGGCGGCAAACACCGTGGAGGGCGGGCAAATCTCATCCATCAATCCCACGGAAAAAAGCGCCGGGCTGGCTGCCCGCACCGCGAAATTGAGGCCATCGAAATAAGACAATGTCCGAAACACGGCTTCGCTTTGGTCGCGATGCACCTGGCAGAACTTGGCGATTTCCTGATAGGGAAAAGTATCCACGATTTCGGTGGCGCGGCGAAAGTGGCAGAGAAAAGGAACATCCGGCATCACCGCGGCCAGGCCGGGTACCAGTCCCGCCACCGCCAGCGCGATGCCGCCGCCCTGGCTGCCGCCGGTGACTGCCAGACGTGATCCGTCAATCGCGGGATGCGAGGCTGCAGCTTCGACCGCCCGCACGGCATCGGTGAAAAGGCGGCGATAGTAGTAGTTGTGCGGAGCGAGTATACCGCGCGTCAGGAAGCCGGGATGGTGGGGATTTGAGCCTGCTGGTTCGAGATCAGGCGTATCGCCTTTGCGCCAGACGCTGCCCTGGCCGCGCGTGTCCATGATGAAATGCGCATAGCCGGCATTACTCCACAACAGCCAATCGAGCGGCAAGCCACGGCCGCCGCCATAGCCGATGTACTCGACCACGCACGGCAAAGCCGCGCTGCGTTCGCGCGGCAACATCAGCCAGCCCTTGATCGGCTGCCCGCCAAATCCGTTGAACGTCACATCGTATGTTTCAACCAAACGCAAGCCGGAGTCGACCGGATCGAACGTGGCGTGCAGTGGAAAGCGCTGCGCTTGCAGCAGCGTTTCCTGCCAGAAAGCCTCGAAGTCAGGCGGCTCGCTGCGCTCCGGCCGGTAGATTTGAAGCTGATCGAGAGGCAAATCGAAGAACATGAGAAACTCCCACCACCGGGAATAGACACTCCACCCTCACCGTGCGCAGCCAAGCAGCG from bacterium includes the following:
- a CDS encoding WecB/TagA/CpsF family glycosyltransferase gives rise to the protein MKVEILGISVDRVGMAETLARVEQFITERKPRLVITPNVDHLIKTRKDREFKRIYDKADLAVPDGVPLLWAARFLGTPLVERVNGTDLFEALCGRAAERGYKVFFLGAAPGVAAKAAAVLRQRHPKLQVAGTYSPPFDFFSDFAENQQIENMIRAAQPDILFVGLGAPKQEKWIHRHIARLGVPVSIGIGASFEYVAGLTRRAPRWMQRTGLEWLHRVLESPGRYWRRYLLEDLAFFPLVVAQRMRLALRRQVPRPAY
- a CDS encoding acetylxylan esterase: MFFDLPLDQLQIYRPERSEPPDFEAFWQETLLQAQRFPLHATFDPVDSGLRLVETYDVTFNGFGGQPIKGWLMLPRERSAALPCVVEYIGYGGGRGLPLDWLLWSNAGYAHFIMDTRGQGSVWRKGDTPDLEPAGSNPHHPGFLTRGILAPHNYYYRRLFTDAVRAVEAAASHPAIDGSRLAVTGGSQGGGIALAVAGLVPGLAAVMPDVPFLCHFRRATEIVDTFPYQEIAKFCQVHRDQSEAVFRTLSYFDGLNFAVRAASPALFSVGLMDEICPPSTVFAAYNHYAGAKQIKVWPYNHHEGGESFQAVEKLRFLAARWR